Proteins from a single region of Nerophis ophidion isolate RoL-2023_Sa linkage group LG10, RoL_Noph_v1.0, whole genome shotgun sequence:
- the LOC133560464 gene encoding trichohyalin-like isoform X2, protein MPGKMCHGFKPGDLVFAKMKGFPHWPARVCKSDDAHKKRVPVFFFGTHQIGHIPQENIVPFSGNKLKYGSGVRIKGFTEGMWEIQNTPGVGSKSKITAKAMSKNTLAKSAAASKTTSAARSTPSKRTFTSRTSTKATSSGRTSRANLNVDAKSTAVKPECDVETSPSEATSKIESLPAASTVELMACAAECVPAQMSLRISTSKNHQEATLSKAEDVPRRSSSRSAAQTPTHDLPQEASSPKGAASAEGRRRGRSRKPSKEKIVVEQGADNQTSGVPMSEGHDASMEDLNSCMVKCKKSRSSSGPATRLTDTANEPVSTLIKRAGRTKLPRKSWSPSTAQLPAEVIHIPQKTSKPNDGAAAVGRRRGRSKAFVVEKSQNTDVPLISQIDPLCETHNHISQTATTLTPSSICIDAQEETEQEQKNKQLHKMPVEEQAMDLREKTWPEKEKQQMQEAEESTDRRGANRKKTKEPLEEEKKQLVEMPEENQQLEEKSKMITEEPITEKEVERRRNEDEEMEKKKALEEESKQPDKMPEEEQKEIEESTQLGEENQKKLVKESPMSSLVKRFTQEEEEEKQPDKLPDEEQRETQEKMQIGEEKQNYLEEESLMSSVVKRLTQEEDQPNKMPDEEQRETQEKMRIGGKKQKELEKESPVRSLVKSNTQEQEEKKKPPGKIPGEEQEKMWQGEENQKELEEKSPMSTKTKKKIEEQQKDLIEKIQPGEEKQLLENAEELTGKRGAKRKRKKEEIESGEEKIPQGEANRRLEEKMVPEEKSITRRGAERKKNEDKETEKKKTSEGERNQPEKIPEEKTQLLEEKQNTLEEESSMSKGVKKKTDEKQKNQLEEKHKDLETKSTTSKGVKRKRKEEERKQGEEEQKKQGEESTVSKGAEGKRKDKTKDLQEPKKQVQEEQKVLAEDSTRRRVERKRKEEIQQEGSLVAKAEEAITAEKQSRRKSEEGGSKKRRKEQEAAEEKKKRRKEKATEDRREARRKSRKDKDTRERGRTTDAEKDGAKKGHVDEEQRLAAKRESLLKSLRGLIKESSPKSITKSRTKTTARSHKMLKESSMRKKGLKVRGSQPLVKEAKKNQEATQSKKSATQSDDSKVKEKTQADEKKLIGKIVKATTKVQVKTMLGGATLQEEQRKKMLKADDTKLQRSSKESRKPERLTTNDKSARNGGGDQEGKSKLRDDAKNNLEEIKKGDKMATSEKDGNAASKLAKQHSGGRSHKQTTHVAMQSGVSSGDAAEDSQQQKNNSNLTLIDSTLHRIHGDIRISLKGDNPDVSKCLAALDQLSGIYVTSQHVQRHSELVSTLRKMRFYRANLDIMDKAAMLYNRFKNAFLLGEDQEVVSATFLRSLLEEKEREKAVCCDEGAGLEQKPVGGEEEEVQKKETLSVD, encoded by the exons ATGCCAGGCAAAATGTGTCACGGTTTTAAACCAGGAGACCTTGTGTTCGCCAAGATGAAGGGCTTTCCTCACTGGCCTGCCAGG GTCTGTAAGTCAGATGATGCACACAAAAAGCGTGTTCCTGTCTTCTTTTTTGGGACTCATCAGAT AGGTCACATCCCCCAAGAAAACATAGTCCCGTTTTCTGGTAACAAGTTAAAGTATGGCAGTGGCGTCCGCATCAAAGGCTTCACTGAGGGGATGTGGGAGATTCAGAACACTCCAGGAGTCGGAAGTAAATCAAAA ATTACAGCCAAGGCAATGTCAAAAAACACTCTTGCAAAATCAGCTGCTGCTTCTAAAACAACCTCTGCTGCCAGAAGTACACCTTCCAAACGTACCTTCACAAGTCGTACTAGCACTAAAGCAACTTCAAGTGGTAGAACTTCACGTGCAAATTTAAATGTGGATGCTAAGAGCACTGCTGTGAAACCAGAGTGTGATGTTGAAACTTCACCTTCGGAAGCTACTTCAAAGATTGAAAGTCTGCCTGCTGCTAGCACAGTGGAACTGATGGCGTGCGCAGCAGAATGTGTCCCAGCTCAAATGAGTCTTCGTATTAGCACTTCAAAGAACCACCAAGAAGCCACCTTGAGCAAAGCTGAAGATGTTCCAAGAAGATCTTCATCCAGATCAGCTGCACAAACACCAACCCATGATCTTCCCCAAGAGGCTTCTAGTCCAAAAGGTGCCGCTTCTGCAGAGGGGAGGAGACGAGGAAGGTCAAGAAAACCCTCTAAAGAGAAAATCGTTGTGGAACAG GGTGCAGACAACCAGACAAGCGGTGTGCCTATGAGTGAAGGGCATGATGCAAGCATGGAGGACCTTAACTCGTGCATGGTCAAATGTAAAAAGAGTCGCAGTTCTAGTGGCCCTGCAACCAGACTCACAGACACTGCAAACGAGCCCGTGAGCACTTTAATCAAAAGGGCAGGGAGGACAAAACTTCCAAGAAAATCTTGGTCCCCTTCAACTGCACAATTGCCAGCAGAAGTCATTCACATTCCCCAGAAAACTTCCAAACCAAATGATGGTGCCGCTGCAGTGGGGCGGAGACGAGGGAGAAGTAAAGCCTTCGTCGTGGAGAAGAGCCAG AACACTGACGTACCACTCATCTCTCAAATCGACCCCTTGTGCGAAACACACAACCACATATCCCAGACTGCTACCACACTGACTCCCAGTAGCATCTGCATTGATGCACAGGAGGAGACTGAGCAAGAGCAGAAAAATAAGCAACTACACAAGATGCCAGTGGAGGAGCAGGCGATGGACCTGAGGGAGAAGACATGGCCAGAGAAGGAGAAGCAGCAAATGCAAGAGGCAGAGGAGTCAACGGATAGAAGGGGAGCTAACAGGAAGAAAACAAAAGAGCCGCTGGAAGAGGAAAAGAAGCAACTAGTTGAAATGCCAGAGGAGAACCAGCAGCTCGAGGAGAAATCAAAGATGATAACCGAGGAGCCAATAACGGAAAAAGAAGTTGAGCGGAGGAGAAATGAGGACGAGGAGATGGAGAAGAAGAAAGCATTAGAGGAGGAAAGTAAGCAACCAGACAAGATGCCAGAGGAGGAGCAGAAGGAGATAGAGGAGAGCACACAACTAGGAGAGGAGAACCAGAAGAAGCTAGTGAAGGAGTCTCCAATGAGCAGTTTAGTAAAAAGGTTTACgcaggaggaagaagaggagaagCAACCAGACAAATTGCCAGATGAGGAGCAGAGGGAGACGCAAGAGAAGATGCAAATAGGAGAGGAGAAACAAAATTATTTGGAAGAAGAGTCACTAATGAGCAGTGTAGTAAAGAGGTTGACACAGGAGGAGGATCAACCCAACAAGATGCCAGATGAGGAGCAGAGGGAGACTCAGGAGAAGATGCGAATAGGAGGGAAGAAACAAAAGGAGCTTGAGAAAGAGTCACCAGTGAGGAGTTTAGTAAAGAGCAATACTCAAGAACAAGAGGAGAAGAAAAAGCCACCAGGCAAGATACCAGGGGAAGAGCAGGAGAAAATGTGGCAAGGAGAGGAGAACCAGAAAGAGTTGGAGGAGAAGTCACCAATGAGCAcaaaaacaaagaagaaaatagaGGAGCAGCAGAAGGACCTTATAGAGAAGATTCAGCCGGGGGAGGAGAAGCAGCTGCTTGAAAATGCCGAAGAGTTAACAGGGAAAAGAGGAGctaaaagaaagagaaaaaaagaggaGATTGAGTCGGGAGAAGAGAAGATACCTCAAGGAGAGGCGAACCGGCGGCTCGAGGAAAAGATGGTGCCTGAAGAGAAGTCAATAACGAGAAGAGGAGCTGAGAGGAAGAAAAATGAGGATAAGGAGACTGAGAAGAAAAAAACGTCAGAAGGGGAAAGGAATCAACCAGAAAAGATCCCAGAGGAGAAGACACAACTACTAGAGGAGAAGCAAAATACGCTGGAGGAGGAGTCATCAATGAGCAAGGGAGTAAAAAAGAAGACAGATGAGAAACAGAAGAACCAACTAGAGGAGAAACATAAAGACCTGGAGACAAAGTCAACGACAAGTAAAGGAGTTAAAAGGAAGAGAAAAGAGGAGGAAAGAAAGCAAGGAGAGGAGGAACAGAAGAAACAAGGAGAGGAGTCAACAGTAAGCAAAGGGGCTGAGGGAAAGAGAAAGGACAAAACGAAGGACTTACAAGAGCCAAAGAAGCAAGTACAGGAGGAACAGAAGGTGCTGGCAGAGGATTCGACGAGAAGACGAGTTGAGAGGAAGAGAAAAGAGGAGATCCAGCAGGAAGGAAGTCTTGTAGCAAAGGCAGAGGAGGCGATAACCGCTGAGAAGCAAAGCAGGAGGAAAAGTGAGGAGGGTGGCAGCAAGAAAAGGAGGAAAGAACAGGAGGCAGCAGAAGAGAAGAAAAAGAGGAGAAAGGAAAAGGCAACAGAGGACAGGAGAGAAGCCAGAAGGAAGTCCAGGAAAGATAAGGACACAAGGGAAAGAGGAAGGACAACTGATGCGGAGAAAGATGGAGCAAAGAAAGGGCATGTGGATGAGGAG CAGCGTCTGGCTGCCAAGAGGGAGAGCTTGCTTAAATCTTTACGAGGTCTGATAAAGGAAAGCTCCCCCAAGAGCATCAC gAAGTCCAGAACCAAGACGACGGCCAGAAGTCACAAAATGCTCAAAGAGTCCAGCATGAGGAAGAAAGGTTTGAAAGTCAGAGGAAGCCAACCACTTGTGAAGGAAGCAAAGAAAAACCAAGAAGCAACACAGTCAAAGAAGTCGGCCACCCAAAGCGATGACAGCAAAGTTAAAGAAAAGACACAGGCAGACGAGAAGAAGTTGATTGGAAAAATTGTGAAAGCAACGACAAAGGTTCAAGTAAAGACGATGTTGGGCGGAGCTACGCTACAAGAGGAGCAGAGGAAGAAGATGCTGAAGGCCGACGACACCAAGCTGCAAAGAAGCTCAAAGGAGTCCAGGAAACCTGAGCGACTAACGACAAATGACAAGAGTGCAAGGAACGGCGGCGGTGACCAGGAAGGGAAGAGCAAACTGCGTGATGATGCGAAGAACAACCTCGAAGAAATTAAAAAGGGGGACAAGATGGCCACCAGTGAAAAGGATGGCAATGCAGCGTCAAAACTTGCCAAGCAGCACAGTGGCGGGAGAAGCCATAAACAAACCACACACGTCGCCATGCAGAGTGGCGTGTCAAGCGGGGATGCGGCAGAGGATAGTCAGCAGCAGAAAAACAACTCCAACTTGACACTAATTGATTCAACTCTGCACAGAATCCATGGAGACATACGCATTTCTCTCAAGGGTGACAATCCA GACGTCAGCAAGTGTCTGGCAGCGTTGGATCAGCTCAGTGGCATCTATGTGACATCTCAACACGTCCAGAGACACAGCGAGCTTGTGTCCACTCTGAGGAAG ATGCGCTTTTACCGCGCCAACCTGGACATCATGGACAAGGCAGCCATGCTGTACAACCGCTTTAAAAATGCCTTCCTCCTTGGCGAGGACCAGGAGGTGGTCAGCGCCACTTTCTTGCGCTCGCTGCTGGAGGAAAAGGAGCGTGAGAAGGCAGTGTGCTGTGATGAGGGGGCTGGGCTTGAACAGAAGCCGGTGGGGGGCGAGGAAGAGGAGGTCCAGAAAAAGGAGACACTTTCAG TGGACTGA
- the LOC133560464 gene encoding trichohyalin-like isoform X1 → MPGKMCHGFKPGDLVFAKMKGFPHWPARVCKSDDAHKKRVPVFFFGTHQIGHIPQENIVPFSGNKLKYGSGVRIKGFTEGMWEIQNTPGVGSKSKITAKAMSKNTLAKSAAASKTTSAARSTPSKRTFTSRTSTKATSSGRTSRANLNVDAKSTAVKPECDVETSPSEATSKIESLPAASTVELMACAAECVPAQMSLRISTSKNHQEATLSKAEDVPRRSSSRSAAQTPTHDLPQEASSPKGAASAEGRRRGRSRKPSKEKIVVEQGADNQTSGVPMSEGHDASMEDLNSCMVKCKKSRSSSGPATRLTDTANEPVSTLIKRAGRTKLPRKSWSPSTAQLPAEVIHIPQKTSKPNDGAAAVGRRRGRSKAFVVEKSQNTDVPLISQIDPLCETHNHISQTATTLTPSSICIDAQEETEQEQKNKQLHKMPVEEQAMDLREKTWPEKEKQQMQEAEESTDRRGANRKKTKEPLEEEKKQLVEMPEENQQLEEKSKMITEEPITEKEVERRRNEDEEMEKKKALEEESKQPDKMPEEEQKEIEESTQLGEENQKKLVKESPMSSLVKRFTQEEEEEKQPDKLPDEEQRETQEKMQIGEEKQNYLEEESLMSSVVKRLTQEEDQPNKMPDEEQRETQEKMRIGGKKQKELEKESPVRSLVKSNTQEQEEKKKPPGKIPGEEQEKMWQGEENQKELEEKSPMSTKTKKKIEEQQKDLIEKIQPGEEKQLLENAEELTGKRGAKRKRKKEEIESGEEKIPQGEANRRLEEKMVPEEKSITRRGAERKKNEDKETEKKKTSEGERNQPEKIPEEKTQLLEEKQNTLEEESSMSKGVKKKTDEKQKNQLEEKHKDLETKSTTSKGVKRKRKEEERKQGEEEQKKQGEESTVSKGAEGKRKDKTKDLQEPKKQVQEEQKVLAEDSTRRRVERKRKEEIQQEGSLVAKAEEAITAEKQSRRKSEEGGSKKRRKEQEAAEEKKKRRKEKATEDRREARRKSRKDKDTRERGRTTDAEKDGAKKGHVDEERQQRLAAKRESLLKSLRGLIKESSPKSITKSRTKTTARSHKMLKESSMRKKGLKVRGSQPLVKEAKKNQEATQSKKSATQSDDSKVKEKTQADEKKLIGKIVKATTKVQVKTMLGGATLQEEQRKKMLKADDTKLQRSSKESRKPERLTTNDKSARNGGGDQEGKSKLRDDAKNNLEEIKKGDKMATSEKDGNAASKLAKQHSGGRSHKQTTHVAMQSGVSSGDAAEDSQQQKNNSNLTLIDSTLHRIHGDIRISLKGDNPDVSKCLAALDQLSGIYVTSQHVQRHSELVSTLRKMRFYRANLDIMDKAAMLYNRFKNAFLLGEDQEVVSATFLRSLLEEKEREKAVCCDEGAGLEQKPVGGEEEEVQKKETLSVD, encoded by the exons ATGCCAGGCAAAATGTGTCACGGTTTTAAACCAGGAGACCTTGTGTTCGCCAAGATGAAGGGCTTTCCTCACTGGCCTGCCAGG GTCTGTAAGTCAGATGATGCACACAAAAAGCGTGTTCCTGTCTTCTTTTTTGGGACTCATCAGAT AGGTCACATCCCCCAAGAAAACATAGTCCCGTTTTCTGGTAACAAGTTAAAGTATGGCAGTGGCGTCCGCATCAAAGGCTTCACTGAGGGGATGTGGGAGATTCAGAACACTCCAGGAGTCGGAAGTAAATCAAAA ATTACAGCCAAGGCAATGTCAAAAAACACTCTTGCAAAATCAGCTGCTGCTTCTAAAACAACCTCTGCTGCCAGAAGTACACCTTCCAAACGTACCTTCACAAGTCGTACTAGCACTAAAGCAACTTCAAGTGGTAGAACTTCACGTGCAAATTTAAATGTGGATGCTAAGAGCACTGCTGTGAAACCAGAGTGTGATGTTGAAACTTCACCTTCGGAAGCTACTTCAAAGATTGAAAGTCTGCCTGCTGCTAGCACAGTGGAACTGATGGCGTGCGCAGCAGAATGTGTCCCAGCTCAAATGAGTCTTCGTATTAGCACTTCAAAGAACCACCAAGAAGCCACCTTGAGCAAAGCTGAAGATGTTCCAAGAAGATCTTCATCCAGATCAGCTGCACAAACACCAACCCATGATCTTCCCCAAGAGGCTTCTAGTCCAAAAGGTGCCGCTTCTGCAGAGGGGAGGAGACGAGGAAGGTCAAGAAAACCCTCTAAAGAGAAAATCGTTGTGGAACAG GGTGCAGACAACCAGACAAGCGGTGTGCCTATGAGTGAAGGGCATGATGCAAGCATGGAGGACCTTAACTCGTGCATGGTCAAATGTAAAAAGAGTCGCAGTTCTAGTGGCCCTGCAACCAGACTCACAGACACTGCAAACGAGCCCGTGAGCACTTTAATCAAAAGGGCAGGGAGGACAAAACTTCCAAGAAAATCTTGGTCCCCTTCAACTGCACAATTGCCAGCAGAAGTCATTCACATTCCCCAGAAAACTTCCAAACCAAATGATGGTGCCGCTGCAGTGGGGCGGAGACGAGGGAGAAGTAAAGCCTTCGTCGTGGAGAAGAGCCAG AACACTGACGTACCACTCATCTCTCAAATCGACCCCTTGTGCGAAACACACAACCACATATCCCAGACTGCTACCACACTGACTCCCAGTAGCATCTGCATTGATGCACAGGAGGAGACTGAGCAAGAGCAGAAAAATAAGCAACTACACAAGATGCCAGTGGAGGAGCAGGCGATGGACCTGAGGGAGAAGACATGGCCAGAGAAGGAGAAGCAGCAAATGCAAGAGGCAGAGGAGTCAACGGATAGAAGGGGAGCTAACAGGAAGAAAACAAAAGAGCCGCTGGAAGAGGAAAAGAAGCAACTAGTTGAAATGCCAGAGGAGAACCAGCAGCTCGAGGAGAAATCAAAGATGATAACCGAGGAGCCAATAACGGAAAAAGAAGTTGAGCGGAGGAGAAATGAGGACGAGGAGATGGAGAAGAAGAAAGCATTAGAGGAGGAAAGTAAGCAACCAGACAAGATGCCAGAGGAGGAGCAGAAGGAGATAGAGGAGAGCACACAACTAGGAGAGGAGAACCAGAAGAAGCTAGTGAAGGAGTCTCCAATGAGCAGTTTAGTAAAAAGGTTTACgcaggaggaagaagaggagaagCAACCAGACAAATTGCCAGATGAGGAGCAGAGGGAGACGCAAGAGAAGATGCAAATAGGAGAGGAGAAACAAAATTATTTGGAAGAAGAGTCACTAATGAGCAGTGTAGTAAAGAGGTTGACACAGGAGGAGGATCAACCCAACAAGATGCCAGATGAGGAGCAGAGGGAGACTCAGGAGAAGATGCGAATAGGAGGGAAGAAACAAAAGGAGCTTGAGAAAGAGTCACCAGTGAGGAGTTTAGTAAAGAGCAATACTCAAGAACAAGAGGAGAAGAAAAAGCCACCAGGCAAGATACCAGGGGAAGAGCAGGAGAAAATGTGGCAAGGAGAGGAGAACCAGAAAGAGTTGGAGGAGAAGTCACCAATGAGCAcaaaaacaaagaagaaaatagaGGAGCAGCAGAAGGACCTTATAGAGAAGATTCAGCCGGGGGAGGAGAAGCAGCTGCTTGAAAATGCCGAAGAGTTAACAGGGAAAAGAGGAGctaaaagaaagagaaaaaaagaggaGATTGAGTCGGGAGAAGAGAAGATACCTCAAGGAGAGGCGAACCGGCGGCTCGAGGAAAAGATGGTGCCTGAAGAGAAGTCAATAACGAGAAGAGGAGCTGAGAGGAAGAAAAATGAGGATAAGGAGACTGAGAAGAAAAAAACGTCAGAAGGGGAAAGGAATCAACCAGAAAAGATCCCAGAGGAGAAGACACAACTACTAGAGGAGAAGCAAAATACGCTGGAGGAGGAGTCATCAATGAGCAAGGGAGTAAAAAAGAAGACAGATGAGAAACAGAAGAACCAACTAGAGGAGAAACATAAAGACCTGGAGACAAAGTCAACGACAAGTAAAGGAGTTAAAAGGAAGAGAAAAGAGGAGGAAAGAAAGCAAGGAGAGGAGGAACAGAAGAAACAAGGAGAGGAGTCAACAGTAAGCAAAGGGGCTGAGGGAAAGAGAAAGGACAAAACGAAGGACTTACAAGAGCCAAAGAAGCAAGTACAGGAGGAACAGAAGGTGCTGGCAGAGGATTCGACGAGAAGACGAGTTGAGAGGAAGAGAAAAGAGGAGATCCAGCAGGAAGGAAGTCTTGTAGCAAAGGCAGAGGAGGCGATAACCGCTGAGAAGCAAAGCAGGAGGAAAAGTGAGGAGGGTGGCAGCAAGAAAAGGAGGAAAGAACAGGAGGCAGCAGAAGAGAAGAAAAAGAGGAGAAAGGAAAAGGCAACAGAGGACAGGAGAGAAGCCAGAAGGAAGTCCAGGAAAGATAAGGACACAAGGGAAAGAGGAAGGACAACTGATGCGGAGAAAGATGGAGCAAAGAAAGGGCATGTGGATGAGGAG CGACAGCAGCGTCTGGCTGCCAAGAGGGAGAGCTTGCTTAAATCTTTACGAGGTCTGATAAAGGAAAGCTCCCCCAAGAGCATCAC gAAGTCCAGAACCAAGACGACGGCCAGAAGTCACAAAATGCTCAAAGAGTCCAGCATGAGGAAGAAAGGTTTGAAAGTCAGAGGAAGCCAACCACTTGTGAAGGAAGCAAAGAAAAACCAAGAAGCAACACAGTCAAAGAAGTCGGCCACCCAAAGCGATGACAGCAAAGTTAAAGAAAAGACACAGGCAGACGAGAAGAAGTTGATTGGAAAAATTGTGAAAGCAACGACAAAGGTTCAAGTAAAGACGATGTTGGGCGGAGCTACGCTACAAGAGGAGCAGAGGAAGAAGATGCTGAAGGCCGACGACACCAAGCTGCAAAGAAGCTCAAAGGAGTCCAGGAAACCTGAGCGACTAACGACAAATGACAAGAGTGCAAGGAACGGCGGCGGTGACCAGGAAGGGAAGAGCAAACTGCGTGATGATGCGAAGAACAACCTCGAAGAAATTAAAAAGGGGGACAAGATGGCCACCAGTGAAAAGGATGGCAATGCAGCGTCAAAACTTGCCAAGCAGCACAGTGGCGGGAGAAGCCATAAACAAACCACACACGTCGCCATGCAGAGTGGCGTGTCAAGCGGGGATGCGGCAGAGGATAGTCAGCAGCAGAAAAACAACTCCAACTTGACACTAATTGATTCAACTCTGCACAGAATCCATGGAGACATACGCATTTCTCTCAAGGGTGACAATCCA GACGTCAGCAAGTGTCTGGCAGCGTTGGATCAGCTCAGTGGCATCTATGTGACATCTCAACACGTCCAGAGACACAGCGAGCTTGTGTCCACTCTGAGGAAG ATGCGCTTTTACCGCGCCAACCTGGACATCATGGACAAGGCAGCCATGCTGTACAACCGCTTTAAAAATGCCTTCCTCCTTGGCGAGGACCAGGAGGTGGTCAGCGCCACTTTCTTGCGCTCGCTGCTGGAGGAAAAGGAGCGTGAGAAGGCAGTGTGCTGTGATGAGGGGGCTGGGCTTGAACAGAAGCCGGTGGGGGGCGAGGAAGAGGAGGTCCAGAAAAAGGAGACACTTTCAG TGGACTGA